DNA sequence from the Cronobacter turicensis z3032 genome:
CCCTACAGAAGAAGCCCGGTGTTTGTAGGGTGGATAAGCGCAGCGCACCCACCGTCAGTCATTCACACGCCGGTGCGTTACCTTCACTCCAGGTAACGCATCGCCACCCTGGAGGTCAGCCGCGTAACAAGTTCGTAAGCACTCACTCCCGTTACTTCGGCGATACGTTCGACCGGCAGCGCTTCGCCCCACATCACTACTGTATCACCTGCTTTTTCCGGCGCATCGGGGCCTAAATCGACGCAGATCATATCCATCGCCACGCGCCCGACAATCGGCACTTCGCGGCCATTGACTAACACCGGCGTGCCGGTGGGCGCGCAGCGCGGATACCCGTCGCCATAGCCCATCGCCACGACGCCGAGCCGCGTGTCGCGCTCGCTCACCCAGGTGCCGCCGTAACCGACGGGTTCGCCGGCTTTATGATCGCGCACGGCGATAAGGCTTGAAATCAGCGACATCGCAGGCTGAAAGCCAAGCTCCGCGCCCCATGGGTGGGTATCGAGCGGCGACACGCCGTAGAGAATAATGCCGGGGCGTATCCAATCAAAATGCGACTGCGGCCAGAACAGGATCCCGCCGGAGGCGGCAATCGAGCGCTTGCCCGGTTTGTCATGCGTGAAGCTGTTGAAAATATCGAGCTGGCGCTCGGTAGCGCCGCAATCTGGCTCGTCGGCGCGGGCGAAATGACTCACCACGTTCACCGGCTGACGCACGTTTTTACAGGCCGCGAGCCTGTTGTAAAACGCCTGCGCCGCTTCCGGGCGCACGCCTAAGCGATGCATGCCGGTGTCGAGCTTCATCCAGACGGTGACGGGCTCTGACAGCGTCGCCTGCTCCAGCGCCGCCAGTTGCTCTTCGCTGTGTACCGCCGTGTGTAGCCGTTGCGCGGCAATCGCCGGTAGATCGTCGGCGTTAAAAAAGCCTTCGAGCAAAAGAATGGGTTGGGTAATGCCGCCTTCGCGCAGGCGCAGCGCCTCTTCGAGGCGGGCCACGCCGAACGCATCGGCATCAGGGAGAGTGCGGGCGGTCTCAAGAAGACCGTGTCCATAGGCGTTTGCCTTCACCACCGCAACCAGCTGGCTGGCGGGCGCCAGTTCACGCAGGCGTTGCAGGTTGTGACGCAGAGCGCGGCGGTTTACTACCACAGTTGCCGCTTGCATTGACTTTCCTTGCTTATTTAAAGAGTTACTGTAAATCCCCTAAATCATTCGCGTTGCAGGAAGGCGACAAGCTCGTGAATCCCCGGGAGCTTAGTGAACTAAGTGACCGGGGTGAGCGAGCGCGGTCAACGCACCTGCGGCGTGAAGGATGACGGGGATTTTATTCGTCGTCGTACTGGGGCCCGGCATAATTATCAAACCGCGACCACTGCCCGTTAAACGTCAGGCGCACCGTGCCTATCGGGCCGTTACGCTGTTTACCGATAATAATCTCCGCGATGCCCTTTAAGTCGCTGTTTTCGTGATAAACCTCGTCACGATAGATAAACATAATCAGGTCGGCGTCCTGCTCGATAGAGCCGGATTCACGCAGATCCGAGTTCACCGGACGCTTATCGGCGCGCTGCTCCAGCGAGCGGTTAAGCTGCGAGAGCGCCACCACCGGCACCTGAAGCTCTTTGGCCAGCGCTTTCAGCGAGCGGGAAATCTCGGCAATTTCCAGCGTACGGT
Encoded proteins:
- the alr gene encoding Alanine racemase, biosynthetic, with amino-acid sequence MYSNSLNKQGKSMQAATVVVNRRALRHNLQRLRELAPASQLVAVVKANAYGHGLLETARTLPDADAFGVARLEEALRLREGGITQPILLLEGFFNADDLPAIAAQRLHTAVHSEEQLAALEQATLSEPVTVWMKLDTGMHRLGVRPEAAQAFYNRLAACKNVRQPVNVVSHFARADEPDCGATERQLDIFNSFTHDKPGKRSIAASGGILFWPQSHFDWIRPGIILYGVSPLDTHPWGAELGFQPAMSLISSLIAVRDHKAGEPVGYGGTWVSERDTRLGVVAMGYGDGYPRCAPTGTPVLVNGREVPIVGRVAMDMICVDLGPDAPEKAGDTVVMWGEALPVERIAEVTGVSAYELVTRLTSRVAMRYLE